Proteins encoded in a region of the Armatimonadota bacterium genome:
- a CDS encoding acetoacetate metabolism regulatory protein AtoC: MTLLIVEDQSSHRRVLEAHFSKHYHVLTAEHGARALEIASEQPVHLVIIDLILPGALNGMEVLQKIREMHPNAMAIMITAHPTVRTAVQAMKDGAVDYIEKPIDLDELKAKVDKAAEQYRQKEEAAQQSQPQPASAALDLRGIVGNSEAMQKVYDMIQKVAASNATVLIRGESGTGKELVAKAIHHNSSRAKGPFIAVSCAALPETLLESELFGHEKNAFTGATAQKPGRFELAHKGTLFLDEIAEVTPAIQVKLLRVLQEHEFERLGGTKTIKVDVRLIAATNKDLEEMVRKNAFREDLYYRLHVIEIYLPPLRERKEDIPLLVEHFLKRYSGENGKRIKSVAPEAMDILMKYRWPGNVRELENTIERAVVLAESNVDVLTTDLLPPSITAAAQNI; the protein is encoded by the coding sequence TTGACTTTACTCATCGTGGAGGACCAATCCAGTCACCGCCGCGTGCTGGAGGCGCATTTCTCCAAACATTACCACGTACTGACTGCCGAACATGGTGCGCGTGCGCTGGAAATCGCTTCGGAACAACCTGTGCACCTGGTAATTATCGACTTGATTCTTCCCGGCGCACTGAACGGGATGGAAGTGTTGCAGAAGATACGGGAGATGCACCCGAACGCGATGGCTATCATGATTACCGCACATCCTACCGTTCGTACCGCGGTACAGGCGATGAAAGATGGCGCGGTAGACTACATCGAGAAACCCATTGACCTGGACGAACTGAAGGCGAAAGTGGACAAAGCGGCGGAGCAGTATCGCCAGAAGGAAGAGGCTGCGCAGCAATCCCAGCCTCAGCCAGCAAGTGCTGCTCTGGACCTTCGCGGTATTGTGGGCAACAGTGAGGCGATGCAGAAGGTGTATGATATGATTCAGAAGGTGGCAGCCAGCAATGCCACTGTGCTGATTCGCGGTGAAAGTGGCACCGGCAAAGAGCTGGTTGCTAAAGCCATCCATCACAACAGTAGCAGGGCAAAGGGACCGTTTATCGCTGTGTCCTGTGCCGCTTTGCCGGAGACTCTGCTCGAAAGCGAACTGTTCGGACACGAGAAAAACGCCTTCACCGGCGCGACGGCGCAAAAGCCGGGACGCTTCGAACTAGCACATAAAGGCACTCTGTTCCTCGACGAAATCGCAGAGGTTACCCCGGCTATCCAGGTGAAGCTGTTGCGCGTGCTACAGGAACACGAATTTGAACGGCTCGGAGGTACCAAAACCATCAAGGTGGATGTGCGCCTCATCGCCGCGACCAATAAGGACCTTGAGGAGATGGTCAGGAAAAATGCCTTCCGTGAAGACCTGTACTATCGCCTGCATGTTATCGAGATTTATCTGCCGCCCTTGCGTGAACGAAAAGAGGATATTCCACTTCTGGTGGAACACTTTCTGAAGCGGTACAGTGGGGAAAACGGCAAGCGGATCAAATCGGTCGCCCCCGAAGCGATGGATATACTGATGAAATACCGCTGGCCGGGTAACGTGCGCGAGCTCGAAAACACCATCGAGCGCGCTGTGGTGCTTGCTGAAAGCAACGTCGATGTGCTGACAACTGACCTTCTGCCTCCATCCATCACTGCAGCAGCGCAAAATATTTGA
- a CDS encoding magnesium chelatase has product MLVRVLSGTVHGIEPHTIEVEVDMQSGGVPGFTLVGLPDRAVQEAIDRVRLAIRNSGLHWPMRRITINLAPADLRKEGPALDLPIAIGILAAAGQVDGEWLDETFMLGELSLDGTVRPVTGVLPTAIHAREQGVKRMVVPAPNASEAAIVGNIQVYPVTSLAEAVALLNTRDGITPLSNDPEQLLQQPPRYEVDFADVKGQHHVKRALEVAAAGGHNVVMIGPPGSGKTMLARRVPTILPPMTVEEAIEITKLYSVAGLLPPNTGLLTTRPFRSPHHTSSNAALVGGGSVPRPGEVSLAHNGVLFLDELPEFRREVLEVLRQPLEDGVVSIARVQASIAYPARFMLIAAMNPCPCGYFGDPQHGCTCSPTQIRKYQQRVSGPLLDRIDIHIEVPRLTPDDLLRTQPGEPSEAIRERVVRAREIQQKRFEGTSVRCNAQMTTRMLRQFCPLSEDVKAMLRQVSQQMGISARAFDRIVKLARTIADLAGEEHIGLAHVAEAIQYRSLDRRIWL; this is encoded by the coding sequence TTGCTGGTTCGTGTACTTTCGGGCACCGTACACGGGATTGAACCTCACACTATCGAAGTGGAAGTGGACATGCAGTCGGGCGGAGTGCCCGGGTTTACCCTCGTCGGTTTACCCGATCGTGCCGTACAGGAAGCGATTGACCGTGTTCGTCTGGCTATCCGCAATTCGGGTCTTCACTGGCCCATGCGTCGTATCACCATCAACCTGGCTCCTGCCGACCTGCGCAAGGAGGGTCCTGCTCTGGACCTGCCTATCGCTATCGGTATTCTGGCAGCAGCGGGGCAGGTAGACGGCGAATGGCTGGACGAAACGTTCATGCTGGGTGAATTGTCGTTAGACGGTACGGTGCGCCCTGTCACCGGCGTGTTGCCCACCGCTATTCACGCTCGTGAGCAAGGGGTCAAGCGCATGGTTGTGCCCGCGCCAAACGCATCCGAAGCGGCGATCGTGGGTAACATTCAGGTGTACCCGGTCACCAGCCTTGCAGAAGCGGTGGCACTGTTGAACACGCGTGACGGCATCACCCCGCTCAGCAACGACCCCGAACAGCTGCTACAGCAACCGCCCAGATACGAGGTGGACTTCGCTGATGTAAAGGGGCAGCACCACGTCAAACGCGCGTTGGAGGTCGCCGCGGCGGGAGGACACAACGTAGTGATGATTGGTCCGCCCGGCTCCGGCAAAACGATGCTGGCGCGCCGCGTGCCTACCATCCTGCCCCCGATGACGGTGGAGGAAGCCATCGAGATTACCAAGCTATACAGCGTCGCCGGACTGTTGCCACCGAACACCGGGCTGTTGACCACGCGCCCCTTCCGTTCGCCTCACCACACCAGCAGTAACGCCGCGCTAGTGGGCGGGGGCAGTGTGCCCCGCCCGGGTGAGGTAAGCCTGGCGCACAACGGAGTGCTTTTCCTCGACGAGCTGCCGGAGTTTCGTCGCGAAGTGCTGGAGGTGCTGCGCCAGCCGCTGGAGGACGGCGTCGTGAGCATCGCGCGCGTGCAAGCCAGCATCGCCTACCCCGCCCGCTTCATGTTGATTGCCGCTATGAACCCTTGCCCATGCGGTTATTTCGGCGACCCTCAACATGGATGTACCTGCTCGCCCACGCAAATCCGCAAATACCAGCAGAGGGTGTCGGGGCCGTTGCTGGACCGCATTGACATCCATATCGAGGTGCCGCGTCTTACCCCGGACGACCTGCTGCGCACCCAGCCGGGCGAGCCGTCGGAAGCCATTCGTGAGCGGGTGGTGCGGGCGCGCGAGATTCAACAGAAGCGGTTTGAAGGCACGAGTGTGCGCTGTAACGCTCAGATGACCACGCGCATGTTGCGCCAGTTTTGCCCGCTCTCGGAGGATGTGAAGGCGATGTTGCGGCAGGTAAGCCAGCAGATGGGCATCAGCGCGCGAGCCTTTGACCGCATTGTGAAGCTGGCACGAACCATCGCCGACCTCGCCGGCGAGGAGCATATCGGTCTGGCGCATGTGGCGGAGGCTATCCAGTACCGCAGTCTGGACAGGCGCATCTGGCTGTAG